In Thermotoga sp. Ku-13t, one genomic interval encodes:
- the nuoE gene encoding NADH-quinone oxidoreductase subunit NuoE codes for MVDRETVVKLVRSIKNQALEERDMLINALHQIQNYFGNYIPVEAAQLVAEELNVPESKVYEVLTFYTMFSTKPRGKYVIRICVNLPCHVTGGRQIVETLKETLGIDFDQTTKDGLFTLEKTSCLGLCGVAPVIMVNDEYYGDLTPKKVKELIERLKAGGDVK; via the coding sequence GTGGTCGACCGCGAAACTGTCGTCAAGCTGGTGCGGAGTATAAAGAACCAGGCGCTCGAAGAAAGAGACATGCTCATCAATGCGTTACACCAGATTCAGAACTATTTCGGCAACTACATACCCGTGGAAGCGGCACAGCTTGTGGCTGAAGAACTGAACGTGCCCGAATCGAAGGTTTACGAGGTCCTTACGTTCTACACGATGTTCTCAACGAAACCGAGAGGGAAGTACGTCATCAGAATTTGCGTCAACCTGCCCTGTCACGTGACGGGGGGCAGACAGATCGTTGAAACGTTGAAAGAAACGCTTGGTATCGACTTCGATCAGACCACGAAAGATGGTCTGTTCACGCTGGAAAAAACGAGTTGCCTTGGTCTCTGTGGCGTTGCCCCGGTGATCATGGTGAACGACGAATACTACGGTGATCTGACCCCGAAGAAAGTGAAGGAACTCATCGAACGGTTGAAGGCCGGGGGTGATGTCAAGTGA
- the nuoF gene encoding NADH-quinone oxidoreductase subunit NuoF, translating to MKPILVLVSVDSNSVLLGAKQFVNYLKEAIEKYNLKDTVDVLETGSLGVYTQGVVMAVFPDDVYYSVRSIEDVEKIVSEHLLKGRPVLSLEIPRERLKLIVEREKVTEEVRIVLRNVGVIDPRSIDQYIARDGYFALHKVLFEMTPEQVIQTIKESGLRGRGGAGFPTGLKWEFTAKAKADQKYVVCNADEGEPGTFKDRLIMEGDPHSVIEAMVICGYAVGANKGYIYIRGEYYGSVENIQKAIKDAYEYGFLGKNILGSNFSFDLTVRLGAGAYVCGEETALLESIEGKSGRPRLKPPYPPTHGLFGKPTVINNVETFANVPQIILNGANWFKQFGTKSSPGTKVFSLVGNVVRRGIVEVPMGVTVRELIYKFGGGLVGGKQLYMVQTGGTAGTFIGVDKLDVPLDYDSFRDHGVSIGSGVILAMAEDVCPVDVALNTMEFFEHESCGKCTPCREGTKLAVEILRRMSKGQGKKEDLDTLRQIAIVTQEASLCGLGQSINVPLLSILDNFKEDFLAHIGATNCPRGVCRFEKPKAKAKV from the coding sequence GTGAAACCTATACTCGTTCTCGTTTCTGTTGATTCCAACAGCGTTCTGCTCGGTGCGAAGCAGTTCGTCAACTATCTCAAGGAAGCCATAGAAAAGTACAACTTGAAGGACACAGTCGATGTTCTCGAAACGGGCAGCTTGGGTGTATACACTCAGGGTGTGGTCATGGCCGTGTTTCCGGATGATGTGTATTATTCTGTGCGCTCGATCGAGGACGTTGAGAAGATCGTTTCGGAACATCTTTTGAAAGGTAGGCCTGTGCTGTCTCTCGAAATTCCAAGAGAACGTTTGAAACTGATCGTGGAGAGAGAAAAAGTCACAGAAGAAGTACGCATCGTTCTGAGAAACGTCGGAGTGATAGATCCAAGGAGTATAGATCAGTACATCGCGAGGGATGGTTACTTTGCACTCCACAAGGTTCTGTTTGAAATGACGCCGGAGCAGGTCATTCAAACGATAAAGGAATCCGGCTTGAGGGGTAGAGGTGGCGCAGGCTTTCCAACAGGTTTGAAGTGGGAATTCACGGCGAAGGCGAAGGCCGATCAAAAATACGTAGTGTGCAACGCTGACGAAGGCGAACCTGGTACGTTCAAAGACAGGTTGATCATGGAAGGAGATCCCCATTCGGTCATAGAAGCGATGGTGATCTGTGGCTACGCGGTGGGTGCGAACAAAGGTTACATCTACATAAGAGGAGAGTACTACGGTTCGGTGGAGAACATACAGAAAGCGATCAAGGATGCGTACGAGTACGGTTTTCTGGGAAAGAACATCCTCGGCAGCAATTTCTCGTTCGATCTCACCGTCAGGCTCGGTGCAGGTGCCTACGTCTGCGGTGAGGAGACTGCGTTGCTGGAGTCCATCGAAGGTAAATCTGGCAGGCCGAGGCTCAAACCACCTTACCCACCAACCCATGGCCTGTTCGGCAAGCCAACTGTGATTAACAACGTGGAAACCTTTGCGAACGTACCGCAGATAATCCTGAACGGTGCGAACTGGTTCAAACAGTTTGGAACGAAAAGTTCACCCGGTACGAAGGTCTTTTCCCTCGTTGGCAACGTTGTGAGAAGGGGTATCGTTGAGGTACCGATGGGTGTAACTGTCAGAGAGCTGATATACAAATTCGGCGGGGGACTCGTCGGTGGAAAGCAGCTGTACATGGTTCAGACTGGTGGGACAGCTGGCACCTTCATAGGTGTTGATAAGCTCGATGTTCCACTGGATTACGATTCGTTCAGAGATCACGGCGTGTCCATCGGCTCTGGAGTGATACTCGCCATGGCTGAAGACGTGTGCCCTGTCGATGTTGCCCTCAACACGATGGAGTTCTTCGAACACGAATCTTGCGGCAAATGCACACCGTGCCGTGAGGGTACAAAGCTCGCTGTGGAGATTCTGAGGAGAATGAGCAAAGGTCAGGGAAAGAAGGAGGATCTCGATACGCTCAGACAGATCGCCATCGTCACCCAGGAAGCTTCACTGTGTGGTCTTGGTCAGAGCATAAACGTCCCGTTGCTCTCGATACTGGACAACTTCAAAGAAGACTTTCTTGCCCATATAGGTGCCACGAACTGTCCGAGAGGAGTTTGCAGGTTCGAAAAACCCAAAGCTAAGGCGAAGGTGTGA
- the scpB gene encoding SMC-Scp complex subunit ScpB codes for MNLRAAVEALLFASRGMTLKRLSKLLEVNEEELLQIVEKIEKDYLKEEHGVELKKLGDVYRFYTKPEYAQLVVKATSLRTVKLTSSQLEIVAAILLNGPLTVTVLNEIRGKESSHLVRALHKAGVITRKKKGGKYVYDLSKSFREAMVVENVLGQEAEHSVTPSP; via the coding sequence TTGAACCTCAGAGCAGCAGTTGAAGCGTTGCTTTTCGCGAGCCGCGGGATGACTCTGAAGAGACTTTCAAAGTTGCTGGAAGTAAATGAGGAGGAGCTTTTGCAAATTGTTGAAAAAATCGAGAAGGACTATCTTAAGGAAGAGCACGGTGTAGAACTCAAAAAACTCGGCGACGTTTACAGGTTCTACACCAAGCCCGAATACGCACAGCTCGTCGTGAAAGCAACGAGCTTGAGGACCGTTAAACTCACTTCGAGTCAGCTGGAGATCGTCGCGGCAATTCTCCTGAACGGTCCTTTGACGGTGACGGTGCTCAACGAGATCAGGGGCAAGGAATCGTCGCACTTGGTGAGAGCTTTACACAAAGCGGGAGTCATAACGCGGAAAAAGAAGGGCGGGAAATACGTTTACGATCTGAGCAAATCCTTCCGGGAAGCAATGGTGGTGGAAAACGTGCTCGGCCAGGAGGCCGAGCACAGCGTCACACCTTCGCCTTAG